A single window of Gavia stellata isolate bGavSte3 chromosome 16, bGavSte3.hap2, whole genome shotgun sequence DNA harbors:
- the LOC104264127 gene encoding protocadherin-10 — MGAGAGSGRGQLFLRSLLFLLLAGPPAPRPAGGQLRYAVPEELEHGAFVANLGEDLGLDVSTLSARRFRIVSRAGARQHLEVNLENGILFVNERIDREEVCEAGGTCLLHLQLLIESPLELYRVEVEVLDINDHAPTFPWQEYVLEVAESAVLGARFPLESAQDPDVGTNSVHTYRLSPNGFFSLEVQTRSDASKFAELVLERALDREQQRTHQVLLTALDGGVPERSGTAQILVTVLDANDNVPAFDQPSYSVSLPEDAPAGTLVIQLNATDLDEGPNGEIEYSFSGHAPPRVRELFHVVPRSGQVLLKGPLDYERASLHELYVQAKDRGPSAVAVHCRVLVHLLDVNDNAPEVTLTSVSTPVLEDAPPGTVIAVISVLDRDSGDNGRVSCEVSPDVPFELHSSFRNYYTLVTTQALDREVVPEYNVSITARDMGSPALLTRSVLTIPVSDVNDNAPRFLQPSYSVYVMENNAPGASICSVSALDPDCQQNAYLSYSIADGHIHGMPVGTYVSINSDSGHMYALRSLDYEQIRSFQIQVQAQDAGFPPLSANVTVHIFVLDQNDNAPVIVSPMPRNGSVATELVPRSAGPGYLVGTVSAVDADAGLNSRLSYQLLQATDFTLFSVAPDTGELRTLRSFLEQDATRQRLVVQVRDGGQPALSATMSLLLSVVETMPQTLSDFSEFSLPPEVSSSSPLTLYLLVSLGSISFTFLLAILILTAIRCRGERCSRGGNGCSPSLCQCCPRARPSPDGLKASNLMAQPPAGTTAATCLDVPGGGPPGYCYKVCLGPESAQSDFMFLKPCSPARNNEKDPGKRSQPGQHLQVSKQIKQPNTDWLPPSMQRPALKSSQSLEDVGEIRRALQKEHERLCTLVTPVSEFQKASGGTNSIWTPQYSPLYPGHIPAPDYQHNVYIPGTPTLLSSKDGPLFLGRENKNSFSTFGKRKKMTTYCDMHDSMVINNDLK, encoded by the exons ATGGGGGCCGGAGCAGGCTCCGGGCGGGGGCAGCTCTTCCTCcgctccctcctcttcctcctgctggccGGGCCCCCCGCACCGCGCCCGGCGGGTGGGCAGCTGCGCTACGCCGTGccggaggagctggagcacGGGGCCTTCGTGGCCAACCTGGGCGAGGACCTGGGGCTGGACGTGTCCACCCTGTCAGCGAGGCGGTTCCGCATCGTGTCGCGGGCCGGGGCCAGGCAGCACCTGGAAGTGAACCTGGAGAACGGGATCCTCTTCGTGAATGAGCGGATTGACCGGGAGGAGGTGTGTGAGGCTGGTGGGACCTGCCTActccacctgcagctcctcatCGAGAGCCCGTTGGAGCTCTACCGCGTTGAGGTAGAGGTGCTGGACATCAATGACCATGCGCCCACCTTCCCCTGGCAAGAGTATGTGCTGGAGGTGGCCGAGTCCGCCGTGCTTGGTGCCCGCTTCCCATTGGAGAGTGCCCAGGATCCTGACGTGGGCACCAACTCGGTGCACACCTACCGGCTCAGCCCCAACGGTTTCTTTTCGCTCGAGGTGCAGACACGCAGTGATgccagcaagtttgcagagctAGTGCTGGAGCGCGCCCTCGACCGCGAGCAGCAACGCACGCACCAGGTGCTGCTCACTGCTCTCGACGGCGGTGTCCCCGAGCGCTCAGGCACAGCTCAAATCCTTGTCACAGTGCTGGACGCAAACGACAATGTGCCTGCCTTTGACCAGCCCTCGTACAGCGTGAGCCTTCCTGAGGATGCCCCTGCTGGCACCCTGGTCATCCAGCTCAATGCCACTGACCTGGATGAGGGTCCCAATGGGGAGATCGAGTACTCCTTCAGCGGGCACGCACCACCGCGCGTCCGGGAGCTCTTCCATGTGGTGCCCCGCAGTGGGCAGGTGCTGCTGAAGGGCCCCCTGGACTATGAGCGGGCAAGCCTCCACGAGCTCTATGTGCAAGCCAAGGACCGGGGACCCTCGGCTGTGGCCGTACACTGCCGGGTGCTTGTGCACCTCCTTGACGTGAATGACAATGCGCCAGAGGTGACCCTCACGTCTGTGTCCACGCCCGTGCTGGAGGATGCCCCACCAGGCACCGTCATTGCTGTCATCAGCGTTCTGGACCGGGACTCTGGGGACAATGGTCGTGTGAGCTGCGAGGTCAGCCCCGACGTCCCCTTTGAGCTCCACTCCTCCTTCCGCAACTACTACACGCTGGTCACCACGCAGGCACTGGACCGAGAGGTTGTGCCCGAGTACAACGTAAGCATCACAGCACGGGACATGGGCTCGCCAGCCCTGCTGACCCGCAGCGTCCTCACCATCCCAGTATCCGATGTGAATGACAACGCCCCACGCTTCCTCCAGCCTTCCTACAGTGTCTACGTGATGGAGAACAACGCACCAGGTGCCTCCATCTGCTCCGTCAGCGCGTTGGACCCCGACTGCCAACAAAATGCCTACCTGTCCTACTCCATTGCTGATGGGCACATCCATGGCATGCCTGTGGGCACCTATGTGTCTATCAACTCAGACAGCGGGCACATGTATGCCCTGCGCTCCCTCGATTATGAGCAGATCCGCAGCTTCCAGATCCAGGTTCAAGCACAGGACGCAGGTTTCCCCCCACTCAGTGCCAATGTCACCGTCCACATCTTCGTGCTGGATCAGAACGACAATGCTCCGGTCATCGTTTCCCCCATGCCGCGCAATGGCTCTGTGGCCACCGAGCTGGTGCCACGATCAGCCGGGCCTGGCTACCTCGTGGGCACAGTGTCGGCCGTGGATGCGGATGCAGGGCTGAACTCCCGCCTCTCCTACCAGCTCCTCCAGGCCACTGACTTCACCCTCTTCAGCGTGGCACCAGACACAGGCGAGCTGCGCACCCTCCGCTCCTTTCTGGAGCAGGATGCAACCCGGCAGCGGCTGGTGGTGCAGGTGCGGGATGGTGGGCAACCAGCCCTCTCAGCCACCATGTCCCTCCTGCTTTCGGTGGTGGAGACCATGCCTCAGACTCTCTCTGACTTCAGCGAGTTCAGCCTCCCCCCAGAGGTCTCCTCATCCTCCCCACTCACCCTCTACCTCCTTGTCtccctgggctccatctccttCACCTTCCTCCTTGCCATCCTCATCCTCACAGCCATTCGGTGCCGCGGAGAGCGCTGCTCCCGCGGAGGTAATGGCTGCTCACCATCCCTCTGCCAATGCTGCCCCAGGGCCAGACCCTCCCCTGACGGCCTGAAGGCGTCCAACCTGATGGCACAGCCCCCCGCAGGGACCACGGCTGCCACCTGCCTCGACGTGCCTGGGGGCGGCCCCCCAGGCTACTGCTACAAGGTCTGCCTTGGTCCTGAGTCTGCCCAGAGCGACTTCATGTTCCTCAAACCCTGCAGCCCCGCCCGGAACAACGAGAAGGACCCCGGGAAGCGGTCCCAGCCAGGCCAGCATCTCCAGGTTTCCAAGCAG ATCAAGCAGCCCAACACAGACTGGCTGCCTCCAAGCATGCAGCGACCTGCTCTGAAGAG CTCCCAGAGCCTGGAGGACGTGGGGGAAATCCGCAGAGCCCTCCAGAAGGAACACGAGAGGCTGTGCACGCTGGTGACCCCTGTGTCTG AGTTTCAGAAGGCTTCGGGAGGCACCAACAGCATCTGGACACCCCAGTACAGCCCCTTGTACCCGGGGCACATCCCAGCCCCGGATTATCAGCACAACGTCTACATCCCCGGCACCCCCACTCTACTTTCCAGCAAAGACGGGCCTCTCTTCCTGGGCCGGGAGAACAAGAACAGCTTCTCCACCTTTggcaagaggaagaagatgacaACTTACTGTGACATGCATGACAGCATGGTTATCAACAACGACCTGAAATAG